Proteins encoded in a region of the Thunnus maccoyii chromosome 4, fThuMac1.1, whole genome shotgun sequence genome:
- the bcas2 gene encoding pre-mRNA-splicing factor SPF27, whose amino-acid sequence MAGTASVAGEVFVDALPYFDQGYDAAGVREAAAALVEEETRRYRPTKNYLSYLLTPDFSAFETEIMRNEFERLAARQPMDLLSMKRYELPAPSAGQKNDITAWQECVNNSMAQLEHQAVRIENLELMSQYGTNAWKVYNDNLAFMIEMAQKELQKFRKQIQDLNWQRKNDQLAGGAKLRELESNWVSLVSKNYEIERAIVQLENEITQLRQQQGDENKENIRQDF is encoded by the exons atggCCGGAACGGCTTCAGTAGCTGGTGAGGTGTTCGTCGATGCTTTGCCATATTTTGACCAAGGTTACGATGCAGCAGGTGTCAGAGAAGCG GCTGCAGCGTTGGTGGAGGAGGAGACCAGAAGATACAGACCGACAAAGAACTACCTGAGCTACCTGCTTACACCTGACTTCTCTGCTTTTGAG ACAGAAATCATGAGGAATGAGTTTGAGCGGCTGGCGGCTCGGCAGCCCATGGATCTCCTGAGCATGAAGAG aTATGAGCTGCCGGCGCCTTCCGCAGGACAGAAGAATGACATCACAGCGTGGCAGGAGTGTGTGAACAACTCGATGGCCCAGCTGGAGCACCAGGCGGTTCGTATCGAGAACCTGGAGCTCATGTCGCAGTATGGAACCAACGCGTGGAAAGTCTACAACGA TAACTTGGCCTTCATGATTGAGATGGCTCAAAAGGAACTTCAGAAATTCAG GAAGCAAATTCAAGATTTAAACTGGCAGCGTAAGAACGATCAGTTGGCAGGAGGAGCCAAACTGCGAGAGCTGGAGTCAAA CTGGGTGTCTCTGGTCAGTAAGAACTATGAGATCGAGCGGGCCATCGTCCAGCTGGAGAACGAAATCACTCAGCTCAGACAACAGCAGGGGGACGAGAACAAGGAGAACATCAGACAGGACTtctag
- the otud3 gene encoding OTU domain-containing protein 3: MSRKQTAKPVRSNKKSELERKRDERAARRAIVKDRKNRPQDGDEGAEFVSFSNQLQALGLKLREVPGDGNCLFRALGDQLEGHSRGHLRLRQETVQYMMSHRQDFEPFVEDDVPFAQHLSNLSQPGTFAGNDAIVAFARSQQVKVVIHQLNTPLWEINGAEKQVCRELHIAYRYGDHYDSVRRIGDNSESPAQLRIENLQNSRGQQRDFGDGQRDRQKNPSPTASEEDNVILSSIKNRGIQGDEENLLQLSAATINAEWLVGSVLGQSCQGQCASGSCSACRAAATDCSEHKQPAEGSNVQKSKVSNKQRKEQQRQEKKKRQEERHRQKFLQSKGSQDQNQNLPEAVTLVPALNTLSI, translated from the exons ATGTCCAGGAAACAGACGGCAAAACCTGTACGGAGCAACAAGAAGAGTGAATTGGAACGTAAGAGGGATGAGCGGGCAGCACGCCGGGCCATTGTAAAGGACCGTAAGAACCGACCTCAGGATGGTGATGAAGGAGCAGAGTTTGTCAGTTTCTCCAATCAGCTGCAGGCGCTGGGGCTCAAGTTGAGAGAAGTCCCCGGGGATGG GAACTGCCTCTTCAGAGCTTTAGGCGACCAGTTAGAGGGGCACTCCAGAGGACACCTGCGGCTTCGCCAGGAGACTGTCCAGTACATGATGTCCCATCGACAAGACTTTGAACCCTTTGTGGAGGACGATGTGCCCTTCGCACAGCACT TGTCCAACCTCTCTCAGCCCGGTACGTTTGCTGGCAATGACGCCATCGTGGCTTTTGCTCGCAGCCAACAAGTGAAAGTGGTCATCCATCAGCTGAATACACCACTGTGGGAG ATAAATGGTGCAGAGAAGCAGGTGTGCAGAGAGCTGCACATTGCCTACCGCTATGGAGATCACTATGACAGTGTGAGGCGGATTGGAGACAACTCTGAGAGTCCTGCTCAGCTCCGCATTGAG AATCTGCAGAACTCACGAGGCCAGCAGCGTGACTTTGGGGAcggtcagagagacagacaaaaaaaccctTCGCCCACAGCCTCGGAGGAGGACAACGTGATCCTGAGCTCTATCAAGAACCGAGGAATCCAGG GTGATGAGGAGAACCTGCTCCAGCTGAGTGCAGCAACTATAAATGCTGAATGGCTCGTCGGTTCTGTGCTGGGCCAGTCCTGCCAGGGCCAGTGTGCTTCAGGATCCTGCTCAgcctgcagagctgcagccacAGACTGCAGTGAACACAAAcagccagcagagggcagcaacGTACAGAAATCTAAG GTATCAAACAAGCAGAGGAAAGAGCAGCAGcgacaagagaagaagaagcgtCAGGAGGAGAGGCACCGGCAGAAGTTTCTCCAGAGCAAAGGAAGCCAAGACCAGAACCAGAACCTGCCAGAGGCTGTTACTTTAGTACCAGCTCTCAACACTCTCAGTATATAG